A part of Neodiprion pinetum isolate iyNeoPine1 chromosome 4, iyNeoPine1.2, whole genome shotgun sequence genomic DNA contains:
- the LOC124216435 gene encoding solute carrier family 12 member 8 isoform X1 → MESRGGNENTAAVHDQNVEWSRYGLGSGGNRRTVRRETGGYEEFGPEMYQSTGANELFAQEHSSDPWWKSNFFISQPVLFGTWDGVFTSCLINIFGVIVFLRSGWIVGQAGVLNAVLIILSTVCVALVSVLSAVGICERCRVESGGVYFLLSHVLGSRFGGSIGLLYCFGQAVGCALNVLGFGESMAGLVGLESTWAQRGFASAAVILLSVINLAGVKWVIKLQFILLLILLLAGLDFMVGSFVHVNIEAGFEGWLSGNLRNNTLPDYQDGYSWFTVFGVFFPTVTGVLAGINMSGDLRHPSTDIPNGTLSALGTGTVLYLCFSLFLGATCTRETLRNDFMIASTVSLISVLLLAGLYVSSFSSCLGAMYGTPRVLQSIASQNVIPGINCLQRGKGPNKVPVYAMAVVAVITLTFIVTGQINTLAPIVTMPFLLTYACMDYAYFALAQTFDLQHIREQRFRNQTPTFDRGYGAAGQNESTEIDNDLDSLFPERIRHKTLARNSSISESTSQVSSPAADENASVVNTEERPHIHNKLGNWYSPLCNRWASLIGALVKLLIMFLVHWGYAIANIIVVFLVWSYIGHANPAVKPGISAEFKFFKWLKNAILKLMGKRVSDYEQIVVTPNHPGVEISSSQLNEENEDFAGRRRYHQTSTITGHYVNMD, encoded by the exons ATGGAATCACGAGGAGGGAATGAAAACACTGCTGCAGTGCATGACCAAAATGTCGAGTGGTCAAGGTATGGACTTGGCAGTGGAGGAAATCGAAGAACCGTTAGAAGAGAAACTGGTGGTTACGAAGAATTTGGTCCTGAGATGTACCAGTCGACAGGAGCAAACGAGCTCTTTGCCCAAGAACAT agTTCAGATCCGTGGtggaaatcgaattttttcatatcacaACCAGTTTTGTTTGGAACTTGGGACGGGGTCTTCACATCTTGTTTAATCAACATTTTTGGCGTCATTGTATTTTTGAGGTCTGGTTGGATTGTTGGACAAGCCGGCGTCTTAAATGCTGTACTGATAATTCTGTCAACCG TTTGCGTTGCACTGGTATCCGTTCTTTCTGCCGTTGGGATTTGTGAACGATGTCGTGTAGAAAGCGGAGGTGTTTATTTCTTATTATCACATGTCCTTGGATCCCGATTTGGTGGGTCTATAGGACTACTTTACTGTTTTGGTCAA GCTGTTGGTTGCGCCCTAAATGTTTTGGGTTTTGGTGAATCCATGGCTGGTCTGGTGGGGTTGGAATCCACATGGGCCCAAAGAGGTTTTGCTAGCGCAGCTGTAATACTCTTGTCAGTAATTAACTTAGCCGGTGTTAAATGGGTCATCAAGTTacagtttattttattgttaatcCTACTATTGGCAGGGTTGGATTTTATGGTCGGCAGCTTTGTCCATGTAAACATTG AGGCTGGTTTCGAAGGTTGGCTATCtggaaatttgagaaacaacaCTTTACCCGATTACCAAGACGGCTATAGTTGGTTCACAGTGttcggtgttttttttcccaccgTTACTGGGGTACTTGCAGGAATAAATATGAGTGGTGATTTGAGACATCCGTCCACAGATATTCCAAATGGCACGTTATCAGCTCTAGGAACTGG gacAGTTCTCTACCTTTgcttttcattatttctcgGAGCAACTTGCACCAGGGAAACTTTACGCAATGACTTCATGATAGCGTCGACTGTTTCTTTAATATCCGTTTTACTATTGGCTGGATTGTACGTTTCGTCATTTAGTAGCTGCTTAGGTGCTATGTATGGCACTCCTAGAGTTCTACAATCCATTGCAAGTCAGAATGTCATACCAGGAATCAACTGCTTGCAAAGAGGA AAAGGTCCCAACAAAGTTCCCGTATACGCTATGGCGGTGGTCGCTGTTATCACATTGACATTCATAGTAACGGGGCAAATCAACACTCTGGCACCTATTGTGACTATGCCGTTTTTACTAACGTATGCATGTATGGATTACGCTTATTTTGCACTGGCACAAACGTTTGACTTGCAACACATCAGAGAACAAAGATTTCGGAATCAAACGCCGACTTTTGATCGAGGCTACGGAGCTGCGGGGCAGAATGAATCAACAGAAATTGACAACGATTTGGATAGTCTGTTTCCTGAGCGAATCAGACATAAAACTTTAGCT CGTAATTCAAGTATCTCAGAAAGCACAAGTCAGGTTTCTTCTCCAGCTGCTGATGAAAATGCGAGCGTTGTGAACACAGAAGAACGGCCTCATATACACAATAAGTTGGGAAATTGGTACAGTCCTCTATGCAATAGATGGGCTTCTTTAATCGGG GCTCTGGTGAAGTTGCTGATCATGTTTTTGGTTCACTGGGGCTATGCGATAGCTAATATCATTgttgtatttcttgtatggaGTTACATTGGCCATGCTAATCCTGCAGTGAAACCGGGAATATCTgctgaatttaaatttttcaaatggctCAAAAATGCAATACTAAAATTGATGGG GAAACGAGTTTCGGATTACGAGCAAATTGTAGTAACACCAAATCATCCAGGTGTAGAAATATCTTCCTCTCAACTtaacgaagaaaatgaagattttgCCGGAAGACGAAGATATCATCAAACTTCAACCATAACCGGTCATTACGTGAACATGGATTGA
- the LOC124216435 gene encoding solute carrier family 12 member 8 isoform X2, protein MESRGGNENTAAVHDQNVEWSRYGLGSGGNRRTVRRETGGYEEFGPEMYQSTGANELFAQEHSSDPWWKSNFFISQPVLFGTWDGVFTSCLINIFGVIVFLRSGWIVGQAGVLNAVLIILSTVCVALVSVLSAVGICERCRVESGGVYFLLSHVLGSRFGGSIGLLYCFGQAVGCALNVLGFGESMAGLVGLESTWAQRGFASAAVILLSVINLAGVKWVIKLQFILLLILLLAGLDFMVGSFVHVNIEAGFEGWLSGNLRNNTLPDYQDGYSWFTVFGVFFPTVTGVLAGINMSGDLRHPSTDIPNGTLSALGTGTVLYLCFSLFLGATCTRETLRNDFMIASTVSLISVLLLAGLYVSSFSSCLGAMYGTPRVLQSIASQNVIPGINCLQRGKGPNKVPVYAMAVVAVITLTFIVTGQINTLAPIVTMPFLLTYACMDYAYFALAQTFDLQHIREQRFRNQTPTFDRGYGAAGQNESTEIDNDLDSLFPERIRHKTLARNSSISESTSQVSSPAADENASVVNTEERPHIHNKLGNWYSPLCNRWASLIGETSFGLRANCSNTKSSRCRNIFLST, encoded by the exons ATGGAATCACGAGGAGGGAATGAAAACACTGCTGCAGTGCATGACCAAAATGTCGAGTGGTCAAGGTATGGACTTGGCAGTGGAGGAAATCGAAGAACCGTTAGAAGAGAAACTGGTGGTTACGAAGAATTTGGTCCTGAGATGTACCAGTCGACAGGAGCAAACGAGCTCTTTGCCCAAGAACAT agTTCAGATCCGTGGtggaaatcgaattttttcatatcacaACCAGTTTTGTTTGGAACTTGGGACGGGGTCTTCACATCTTGTTTAATCAACATTTTTGGCGTCATTGTATTTTTGAGGTCTGGTTGGATTGTTGGACAAGCCGGCGTCTTAAATGCTGTACTGATAATTCTGTCAACCG TTTGCGTTGCACTGGTATCCGTTCTTTCTGCCGTTGGGATTTGTGAACGATGTCGTGTAGAAAGCGGAGGTGTTTATTTCTTATTATCACATGTCCTTGGATCCCGATTTGGTGGGTCTATAGGACTACTTTACTGTTTTGGTCAA GCTGTTGGTTGCGCCCTAAATGTTTTGGGTTTTGGTGAATCCATGGCTGGTCTGGTGGGGTTGGAATCCACATGGGCCCAAAGAGGTTTTGCTAGCGCAGCTGTAATACTCTTGTCAGTAATTAACTTAGCCGGTGTTAAATGGGTCATCAAGTTacagtttattttattgttaatcCTACTATTGGCAGGGTTGGATTTTATGGTCGGCAGCTTTGTCCATGTAAACATTG AGGCTGGTTTCGAAGGTTGGCTATCtggaaatttgagaaacaacaCTTTACCCGATTACCAAGACGGCTATAGTTGGTTCACAGTGttcggtgttttttttcccaccgTTACTGGGGTACTTGCAGGAATAAATATGAGTGGTGATTTGAGACATCCGTCCACAGATATTCCAAATGGCACGTTATCAGCTCTAGGAACTGG gacAGTTCTCTACCTTTgcttttcattatttctcgGAGCAACTTGCACCAGGGAAACTTTACGCAATGACTTCATGATAGCGTCGACTGTTTCTTTAATATCCGTTTTACTATTGGCTGGATTGTACGTTTCGTCATTTAGTAGCTGCTTAGGTGCTATGTATGGCACTCCTAGAGTTCTACAATCCATTGCAAGTCAGAATGTCATACCAGGAATCAACTGCTTGCAAAGAGGA AAAGGTCCCAACAAAGTTCCCGTATACGCTATGGCGGTGGTCGCTGTTATCACATTGACATTCATAGTAACGGGGCAAATCAACACTCTGGCACCTATTGTGACTATGCCGTTTTTACTAACGTATGCATGTATGGATTACGCTTATTTTGCACTGGCACAAACGTTTGACTTGCAACACATCAGAGAACAAAGATTTCGGAATCAAACGCCGACTTTTGATCGAGGCTACGGAGCTGCGGGGCAGAATGAATCAACAGAAATTGACAACGATTTGGATAGTCTGTTTCCTGAGCGAATCAGACATAAAACTTTAGCT CGTAATTCAAGTATCTCAGAAAGCACAAGTCAGGTTTCTTCTCCAGCTGCTGATGAAAATGCGAGCGTTGTGAACACAGAAGAACGGCCTCATATACACAATAAGTTGGGAAATTGGTACAGTCCTCTATGCAATAGATGGGCTTCTTTAATCGGG GAAACGAGTTTCGGATTACGAGCAAATTGTAGTAACACCAAATCATCCAGGTGTAGAAATATCTTCCTCTCAACTtaa